The following proteins are encoded in a genomic region of Methylibium petroleiphilum PM1:
- a CDS encoding transglutaminase family protein, with protein MNSIFRSEPPAPLPRPADALHGPVELEVVHVTEYRYSSPVELAQHIAVLRPRDDAAQQLLGFEMEIEPAPAQQHDDRDVYGNSRRVFTLTASHQHLRVCATSRVRAHAPARSDAAALPWEACRAHWRYESGRPLDAAVEFTFPSTLVPHHAALRDWALPSFPPGRGIDEAATELMHRLHADFTYAPHSTEVGTPVLQAFEQRRGVCQDFAHVMIGSLRALGLSARYVSGYLLTEPPPGQPVLQGADASHAWVAVAVPREDGSADWLELDPTNDCEAGLTHVRLALGRDYADVTPLCGVIRGGGRHQLDVRVGTRVVPAA; from the coding sequence ATGAACAGCATCTTTCGGTCTGAGCCGCCGGCGCCCCTGCCGCGCCCGGCCGACGCCCTGCACGGGCCGGTCGAGCTGGAGGTCGTGCACGTCACCGAGTACCGTTATTCCAGCCCGGTCGAGCTGGCGCAGCACATTGCCGTGCTGCGGCCGCGTGACGACGCCGCACAACAACTGCTGGGCTTCGAGATGGAGATCGAGCCGGCGCCGGCGCAGCAGCACGACGACCGCGACGTCTACGGCAACAGCCGCCGCGTGTTCACGCTGACGGCTTCGCACCAGCACCTGCGGGTCTGCGCCACCAGCCGCGTGCGTGCCCACGCGCCCGCGCGCTCCGACGCCGCGGCGCTGCCCTGGGAGGCCTGCCGCGCCCACTGGCGCTACGAGTCGGGCCGCCCGCTGGACGCGGCGGTCGAGTTCACCTTCCCGTCCACGCTGGTGCCGCACCACGCGGCGCTGCGCGACTGGGCCCTGCCGTCCTTCCCGCCGGGCCGCGGCATCGACGAGGCGGCCACCGAGCTGATGCACCGGCTGCACGCCGATTTCACCTATGCGCCGCACAGCACCGAGGTCGGCACCCCGGTGCTGCAGGCCTTCGAGCAGCGGCGTGGCGTGTGCCAGGACTTCGCCCACGTGATGATCGGCAGCCTGCGGGCGCTGGGCCTGTCGGCCCGCTATGTCAGCGGCTACCTGCTGACCGAGCCGCCGCCGGGCCAGCCGGTACTGCAGGGTGCCGATGCCTCGCATGCCTGGGTGGCGGTGGCGGTGCCGCGCGAGGACGGCTCGGCCGATTGGCTGGAACTCGACCCCACCAACGACTGCGAGGCCGGTCTGACCCATGTGCGCCTCGCACTGGGGCGCGACTATGCCGACGTGACGCCGCTGTGCGGCGTGATCCGTGGTGGCGGCCGCCACCAGCTCGACGTGCGCGTGGGGACGCGCGTGGTGCCTGCGGCATGA
- a CDS encoding circularly permuted type 2 ATP-grasp protein, whose protein sequence is MQQSSLEFDASGGWHSDAVLHGVLHAARRADPGHYDELLQDTGQALRDRWQRFFELLGADGLSGLDRRAGQIAQQIHRNGVTYNVHQPAGVGGESIKRPWSLGVLPLLIEPADWQVIEAGIAQRARLLEAMLADCYGPQRLLHEGLLPPALVLGHPSYLRPLHGVVPAGDVRLHVLAFDIARGPGGEWSVVSQRSQAPSGLGYVLENRLIVSRQFPEAFRELRVEHIASSYRSLLDSLLGPASVIAAADGGATPRLALLTPGPYNETYFEQAYLARYLGLPLVEGGDLTVRDDRLYLKTVQGLEPVHGLLRRLDDIWCDPLELRADSALGVPGLLQVLRAGRLVMANALGTGFVESPGVLGFMPAISRRLLGEPLALPALASWWCGEDAAWQATRGELAARVIRPTYQGVRSRSFEPQIGGTLPSAAHEQWRARIDAEPDAYTLQRYLPFSQTPWWESGAFLPRTAMLRVYAIADGRGGYRVLPGGMTRIAARDPHIVSMQHGGASLDTWVLREGAVDTYSMLPQRLRPEEIAVHQRPVSSRTAENLFWMGRYTERTEQLVRLALATAALVEDDDDTPSAVLDAISELTQRSGLGPTGVPSLTQSPRVFERSVVAALADPEDHHSIAYNLAALDRVAGSLRERLSTEHGRLVRSMVEDFHARLTRALMPAPAGTDDDEGENERAIPAVPGLATDAMRGALEHLASQLAAVTGAQSDRMTRDDGWRLLTIGRQAERLITMSGTLRCFFEDGAVHSAHGFDLLLDLFDSSLTYRARYPGRQEALALLDLLVIDPANPRALGCVLRRLRTELAKLPGSAGSVEEMLGLLPPFGVGTTLVDLCRKAGPGQEAVVDDELVVALADRLADAGARLSDDVGRRYFALAGLHEQHLSV, encoded by the coding sequence GTGCAGCAGTCTTCGCTCGAATTCGACGCTTCCGGCGGCTGGCATTCCGATGCGGTGCTGCACGGCGTGCTGCACGCCGCGCGGCGGGCCGACCCGGGCCACTACGACGAGCTGCTGCAGGACACCGGACAGGCGCTGCGCGATCGCTGGCAGCGTTTCTTCGAGCTGCTGGGCGCCGATGGACTGAGCGGCCTGGACCGGCGCGCCGGCCAGATCGCGCAGCAGATCCACCGCAACGGCGTCACCTACAACGTCCACCAGCCGGCCGGTGTCGGCGGCGAGAGCATCAAGCGGCCCTGGTCGCTGGGTGTGCTGCCACTGCTGATCGAGCCGGCCGACTGGCAGGTGATCGAAGCCGGCATCGCCCAGCGCGCCCGCCTGCTCGAGGCCATGCTGGCCGACTGCTATGGCCCGCAGCGCCTGCTGCACGAGGGCCTGCTGCCGCCGGCGCTGGTGCTCGGTCACCCGAGCTACCTGCGCCCGCTGCACGGCGTCGTGCCGGCCGGTGATGTGAGGCTGCATGTGCTGGCCTTCGACATCGCGCGAGGGCCCGGTGGTGAGTGGTCGGTGGTGTCGCAACGCAGCCAGGCGCCGTCCGGGTTGGGCTATGTGCTGGAGAACCGGCTGATCGTGTCGCGCCAGTTCCCCGAGGCCTTCCGCGAGCTGCGCGTCGAGCACATCGCCTCCAGCTACCGCAGCCTGCTCGACTCGCTGCTCGGCCCGGCCTCGGTGATCGCCGCGGCCGACGGCGGCGCCACGCCGCGGCTCGCGCTGCTGACGCCGGGGCCCTACAACGAGACCTATTTCGAGCAGGCCTACCTGGCCCGCTACCTCGGCCTGCCGCTGGTCGAGGGCGGCGACCTGACAGTGCGCGACGACCGCCTCTACCTGAAGACCGTGCAGGGCCTGGAGCCGGTGCACGGCCTGCTGCGGCGGCTGGACGACATCTGGTGCGATCCGCTGGAGCTGCGCGCCGATTCCGCCCTGGGTGTGCCGGGCCTGCTGCAGGTGCTGCGTGCCGGCCGGTTGGTGATGGCCAATGCGCTGGGGACCGGCTTCGTCGAGTCGCCGGGCGTGCTGGGCTTCATGCCGGCGATCTCGCGGCGCCTGCTCGGCGAGCCACTGGCACTGCCGGCGCTCGCGAGCTGGTGGTGCGGCGAGGACGCCGCCTGGCAGGCCACCCGCGGCGAGCTGGCGGCGCGCGTGATCCGGCCCACCTACCAGGGCGTGCGAAGCCGCAGCTTCGAGCCGCAGATCGGCGGCACGCTGCCGTCGGCTGCGCACGAGCAATGGCGCGCGCGCATCGACGCCGAACCCGATGCCTACACGCTGCAGCGCTACCTGCCGTTCTCGCAGACGCCGTGGTGGGAGTCGGGCGCGTTCCTGCCACGCACGGCGATGCTGCGTGTCTATGCCATCGCCGACGGCCGCGGCGGCTACCGCGTGCTGCCCGGCGGCATGACGCGCATCGCCGCGCGCGATCCGCACATCGTGTCGATGCAGCACGGCGGCGCCAGCCTCGACACCTGGGTGCTGCGCGAGGGCGCGGTCGATACCTACTCGATGCTTCCGCAGCGCCTGCGGCCGGAGGAGATCGCGGTGCACCAGCGGCCGGTGTCGAGCCGCACCGCCGAGAACCTGTTCTGGATGGGTCGATACACCGAGCGCACCGAGCAACTGGTGCGTCTGGCGCTGGCCACCGCGGCGCTGGTCGAGGACGATGACGACACGCCGTCGGCGGTGCTCGACGCCATTTCCGAGCTGACGCAACGCAGCGGCCTGGGACCGACCGGTGTGCCGTCACTGACGCAGTCGCCGCGGGTGTTCGAGCGCTCGGTGGTGGCCGCGCTGGCCGATCCCGAAGACCACCACAGCATCGCCTACAACCTGGCGGCGCTCGACCGCGTGGCTGGGTCCTTGCGCGAGCGCCTGTCGACCGAGCACGGGCGCCTGGTCCGCTCGATGGTCGAAGACTTCCACGCCCGGCTCACGCGGGCGCTGATGCCGGCACCCGCCGGCACCGACGACGACGAAGGCGAGAACGAGCGGGCGATCCCGGCCGTGCCCGGGCTCGCCACCGACGCGATGCGCGGTGCGCTCGAGCACCTGGCGAGTCAGCTCGCTGCGGTCACCGGCGCGCAGAGCGACCGCATGACGCGCGACGATGGCTGGCGCCTGCTGACGATCGGCCGCCAGGCCGAGCGCCTGATCACGATGAGCGGCACGCTGCGCTGCTTCTTCGAGGACGGTGCGGTGCACAGCGCGCATGGCTTCGACCTGCTGCTCGACCTGTTCGACAGCAGCCTGACCTACCGCGCACGCTATCCGGGCCGCCAGGAGGCGCTGGCGCTGCTCGACCTGCTGGTCATCGACCCGGCCAACCCCCGCGCGTTGGGCTGCGTGCTGCGCCGCCTGCGCACCGAGCTGGCCAAGCTGCCCGGCAGCGCGGGCTCGGTGGAGGAGATGCTGGGCCTGCTGCCGCCGTTCGGCGTCGGCACGACGCTGGTCGATCTGTGTCGCAAGGCCGGGCCGGGCCAGGAAGCGGTGGTCGACGACGAGCTGGTGGTGGCACTCGCCGACCGCCTGGCCGATGCCGGCGCGCGGCTCTCCGATGACGTGGGGCGACGCTATTTCGCGCTCGCCGGCCTGCATGAACAGCATCTTTCGGTCTGA
- a CDS encoding transglutaminase family protein has protein sequence MSIHVALNHVTHYRYDRRVALGPQVVRLRPAPHCRTPILSYSLRVEPADHFVNWQQDPFANYLARLVFPQKTTEFKITVDLVAEMSVYNPFDFFLEPSAENFPFSYEEGLKRELAPYLVAGELTPLFKAFVDSVPRKTQRTIDFLVGLNQRLQSDISYLIRMEPGVQTPEQTLENRSGSCRDTGWLMVQALRHMGLAARFVSGYLIQLKPDVKALDGPSGAEADFTDLHAWCEVYLPGAGWIGLDPTSGLMAGEGHIPVACTPEPSSAAPVEGGVDESEVVFTHSMSVTRIHESPRVTKPYTEAQWGEVLSLGEQVDQQLKAQDVRLTQGGEPTFVSVYDREGAEWNTAALGPTKRGFANELVQRLRARYGEGGFLHFGQGKWYPGEQLPRWALSIFWRADGEPCWIDPTLFADERQPTGYSEVESKAFIELLARKLGLATDYIQAGYEDTWYYLWRERRLPVNVDPFDARLDDELERARLRKVFDQGLTKVVGYMLPIKREPGAPGLAGPSWTTGPWFFRDERMYLMPGDSPMGYRLPLDSLPWVTKGDYPYLIDADPFAPAARLRSVAALRAQYGEHAFRGPDADASGSEGGGATGDGGASARSGTAMGDAGGLGGAPGAGQPAGAGAGLGAGASRSPRTAMARRGLTHAPARFESAAWITRTAMCVEVRGGILYVFMPPLELLDDYLDLLAAVEATAEALGIKLVLEGYPPPRDARLKMLQVTPDPGVIEVNIHPASSWEQLVDHTEFLYEAAHETRLSTEKFMLDGRHTGTGGGNHFVLGGATPGDSPFLRRPDLLASLLAYWHNHPSLSYLFSGMFIGPTSQAPRIDEARNDQVFELEIALKEIENQTSRFGQVPPWMVDRTLRNILIDVTGNTHRAEFCIDKMYSPDGPTGRLGLLELRAFEMPPHARMSLVQQLLLRAMIARFWHTPYTGGTTTRLTRWGTELHDRFLLPTFVQMDFADVLAELRQDGFAFDPAWFAPHFEFRFPIIGEVTVAGIELTVRTALEPWHVMGEEGAPGGIVRYVDSSLERVEVKATGLNGNRHVVTVNGWSLPLQPTGRVGEFVAGVRYKAWAPPSALHPTIPGHAPLTFDIVDTWMSRSIGGCRYHVAHPGGRNHDSFPVNAYEAESRRLARFFKLGHTPGKMKVQPAQPSREFPFTLDLRHL, from the coding sequence TTGTCGATTCATGTCGCGCTGAACCACGTCACGCACTACCGCTATGACCGGCGCGTTGCGCTCGGCCCCCAGGTGGTCCGCCTGCGCCCGGCGCCGCATTGCCGCACGCCCATCCTCAGCTACTCGCTGCGGGTCGAGCCCGCCGATCATTTCGTCAACTGGCAGCAGGATCCGTTCGCGAACTACCTCGCGCGCCTGGTGTTCCCCCAAAAGACCACCGAGTTCAAGATCACCGTCGATCTCGTCGCCGAGATGTCGGTCTACAACCCCTTCGACTTCTTCCTCGAACCCAGCGCCGAGAACTTTCCCTTCAGCTACGAAGAGGGCCTCAAGCGCGAGCTCGCGCCCTACCTGGTGGCCGGCGAACTGACGCCGCTCTTCAAGGCCTTCGTCGACAGCGTGCCGCGCAAGACCCAGCGCACCATCGACTTCCTGGTCGGCCTGAACCAGCGCTTGCAGAGCGACATCAGCTACCTGATCCGCATGGAGCCCGGCGTGCAGACGCCCGAACAGACGCTGGAAAACCGCTCCGGCTCCTGCCGCGACACCGGCTGGCTGATGGTGCAGGCGCTGCGCCACATGGGCCTGGCGGCGCGCTTCGTGTCGGGCTACCTGATCCAGCTCAAGCCCGACGTGAAGGCCCTCGATGGCCCCAGCGGCGCCGAGGCCGACTTCACCGACCTGCACGCCTGGTGCGAGGTCTACCTGCCAGGGGCCGGCTGGATCGGCCTCGATCCCACGTCAGGCCTGATGGCCGGCGAGGGCCACATCCCGGTGGCCTGCACGCCCGAGCCGTCGAGCGCGGCGCCGGTGGAGGGCGGCGTCGACGAGAGCGAGGTGGTGTTCACCCACTCGATGAGCGTCACCCGCATCCACGAATCGCCGCGCGTCACCAAGCCCTACACCGAGGCGCAGTGGGGCGAGGTGCTGTCGCTCGGCGAGCAGGTCGACCAGCAACTGAAGGCGCAGGACGTGCGGCTCACGCAGGGCGGCGAGCCGACCTTCGTGTCGGTCTACGACCGCGAGGGTGCCGAGTGGAACACCGCCGCGCTCGGCCCGACGAAACGCGGCTTTGCCAACGAGTTGGTGCAGCGCCTGCGCGCGCGCTATGGCGAGGGCGGTTTCCTGCACTTCGGCCAGGGCAAGTGGTACCCGGGCGAGCAGTTGCCGCGCTGGGCGCTCAGCATCTTCTGGCGCGCCGACGGCGAACCGTGCTGGATCGACCCGACGCTGTTCGCCGACGAGCGCCAGCCCACCGGCTACAGCGAGGTCGAGTCCAAGGCCTTCATCGAGCTGCTGGCGCGCAAGCTGGGCCTCGCCACCGACTACATCCAGGCCGGCTACGAGGACACCTGGTACTACCTGTGGCGCGAGCGCCGCCTGCCGGTCAACGTCGACCCCTTCGATGCGCGGCTCGACGACGAACTGGAGCGTGCCCGCTTGCGCAAGGTGTTCGACCAGGGGCTGACCAAGGTCGTCGGCTACATGCTGCCGATCAAGCGCGAACCGGGCGCGCCCGGTCTGGCCGGACCGAGCTGGACCACCGGCCCTTGGTTCTTCCGCGACGAGCGCATGTACCTGATGCCGGGCGATTCGCCGATGGGCTATCGGTTGCCACTCGATTCGCTGCCCTGGGTCACGAAGGGCGACTACCCCTATCTGATCGATGCCGACCCCTTCGCTCCGGCCGCACGCCTGCGCTCGGTGGCTGCGCTGCGGGCGCAGTACGGCGAGCATGCCTTCCGTGGGCCCGACGCCGATGCGTCCGGATCGGAGGGCGGCGGCGCCACAGGCGATGGCGGCGCTTCAGCGCGGTCCGGGACAGCGATGGGTGATGCCGGCGGCCTGGGCGGTGCACCGGGTGCTGGGCAGCCGGCCGGTGCGGGTGCTGGTCTCGGCGCGGGTGCGAGCAGGTCGCCGCGCACTGCCATGGCCCGCCGCGGTCTGACGCATGCGCCGGCGCGCTTCGAGTCGGCTGCGTGGATCACGCGCACCGCGATGTGCGTCGAGGTGCGGGGCGGCATCCTCTACGTCTTCATGCCGCCGCTGGAACTGCTGGACGACTACCTCGACCTGCTGGCCGCGGTGGAGGCCACGGCGGAGGCGCTGGGCATCAAGCTTGTGCTCGAAGGCTATCCGCCGCCGCGCGACGCGCGGCTGAAGATGCTGCAGGTGACGCCCGATCCCGGCGTGATCGAGGTCAACATCCACCCGGCGTCCAGCTGGGAGCAACTGGTCGATCACACCGAGTTCCTGTACGAGGCGGCGCACGAGACGCGCCTGTCGACCGAGAAGTTCATGCTCGACGGCCGCCACACCGGCACCGGCGGCGGCAACCACTTCGTGCTGGGCGGGGCGACGCCGGGCGACAGCCCCTTCCTGCGGCGGCCCGACCTGCTGGCCAGCCTGCTGGCCTATTGGCACAACCACCCCAGCCTGAGCTACCTGTTCTCGGGCATGTTCATCGGGCCGACCAGCCAGGCGCCGCGCATCGACGAGGCGCGCAACGACCAGGTGTTCGAGCTCGAGATCGCGCTGAAGGAGATCGAGAACCAGACCTCCCGCTTCGGGCAGGTGCCGCCGTGGATGGTCGACCGGACCCTGCGCAACATCCTGATCGACGTCACCGGCAACACCCACCGCGCCGAGTTCTGCATCGACAAGATGTACTCGCCGGACGGCCCCACCGGCCGCCTCGGACTGCTGGAGCTGCGCGCCTTCGAGATGCCGCCGCATGCGCGCATGAGCCTCGTGCAGCAGTTGCTGCTGCGCGCGATGATCGCGCGCTTCTGGCACACGCCCTACACCGGCGGCACCACCACGCGGCTCACGCGCTGGGGCACCGAGCTGCACGATCGCTTCCTGCTGCCGACCTTCGTGCAGATGGATTTCGCCGACGTGCTGGCCGAACTGCGCCAGGACGGCTTCGCGTTCGATCCGGCCTGGTTCGCGCCGCACTTCGAGTTCCGCTTCCCGATCATCGGCGAGGTCACGGTGGCCGGCATCGAGCTGACGGTGCGGACCGCGCTCGAGCCCTGGCACGTGATGGGCGAGGAGGGCGCACCCGGGGGCATCGTGCGCTATGTCGATTCGTCGCTGGAGCGCGTGGAGGTCAAGGCCACCGGCCTCAACGGCAACCGACACGTCGTCACTGTCAACGGCTGGTCGCTGCCGCTGCAGCCCACCGGACGGGTCGGGGAGTTCGTGGCCGGGGTGCGCTACAAGGCCTGGGCGCCGCCGTCCGCGCTGCACCCCACCATTCCCGGCCATGCGCCGCTCACCTTCGACATCGTCGACACCTGGATGAGCCGTTCGATCGGGGGCTGCCGCTATCATGTGGCGCACCCCGGTGGTCGCAACCATGACAGCTTCCCAGTCAACGCCTACGAGGCCGAAAGCCGACGGCTGGCGCGCTTCTTCAAGCTCGGCCACACGCCGGGCAAGATGAAGGTCCAGCCGGCCCAACCGAGTCGCGAGTTCCCCTTCACCCTCGATCTGCGCCACCTCTGA
- a CDS encoding DNA internalization-related competence protein ComEC/Rec2 — MPSSPSLPGLRLLAAGAGVVLGSSLQLQQAQLWLPVHYAALAVLGLAVSRLLFGLDRRGPLRRSVHALTLAVLTALTAVSFGATGLRAGWRLAEQLPAELEGRDLAVIGVIAGLPQRSAEAWRFHFEPRSARIGDRVIELPSRLSLGWYATPDGPELPALRAGQRWQLMLRLKRPHGLSNPHGFDYELYLFEQGVRATGSVRAVRDTPNRLLGDGEGHVVDRLRQSVRDAITARVADASSAGVLAALAVGDQAAIERDDWALYRQTGVAHLMSISGLHVTMFAWLAGLGVGALWRRSRRAMGMCPTPLAARWGGLTAACAYAVFAGWGVPAQRTVLMLASVVVLGAAGLRWSWPLVWTAAMVVVTAIDPWALLQPGYWLSFAAVGLLLASGEARGLVAATSGLATAPTRLRWQGVAEWLVRLLSGGLRTQAIATLGLAPLTLVFFQQLSLVGFAANLVAIPIITLGVTPLALLGVLLPPLWGPAAWTVAQLNAGLQWLATPDWAVWSVPAATPWAAACGLLGAALALLPLPWTSRALGLPLLLPLLAPAVPRPAEGAYDMTVIDVGQGTSVLLRTARHTLLYDTGPQYSRESDAGGRVLLPLLRSLGEERLDLLMLSHRDSDHVGGAGAVLRGLPVTRLASSLEASHGLLALAGTLGVDREPCVAGRRWTWDGVQFELLHPTAEALASAEQVKPRPNTLSCVLRIGGRWSGQAHTALLTGDLEREQEARLVAQHGGLLASEVLLVPHHGSKTSSSAAFLDAVAPRVAVVQAGYRNRFGHPAMEVLARYAERGISVVDSPRCGAWHYGPAGAACWRPRVRRYWHHPDADSTHNGVEVANPVGPESTD, encoded by the coding sequence ATGCCCTCGTCTCCATCGCTGCCGGGCCTGCGCCTGCTGGCTGCCGGTGCCGGCGTGGTGCTGGGATCGTCCCTGCAGCTGCAGCAGGCCCAACTGTGGCTGCCGGTCCACTACGCCGCACTCGCGGTGCTGGGCCTCGCGGTGTCGAGGCTCCTGTTCGGCCTCGATCGTCGCGGTCCACTGCGAAGAAGCGTCCACGCGCTGACGCTGGCCGTCCTGACCGCGCTGACCGCGGTGAGCTTCGGTGCGACAGGCCTGCGCGCCGGCTGGCGTCTGGCCGAGCAACTGCCGGCCGAACTCGAGGGGCGCGATCTCGCCGTGATCGGCGTGATCGCCGGGCTGCCGCAGCGCTCGGCCGAGGCCTGGCGCTTCCACTTCGAGCCTCGCTCTGCGCGCATCGGCGACCGCGTGATCGAGCTGCCGTCCCGCCTGTCGCTCGGCTGGTACGCCACACCCGACGGCCCCGAATTGCCCGCGCTGCGCGCCGGCCAGCGCTGGCAGCTGATGCTGCGCCTGAAGCGCCCGCATGGCCTGTCGAATCCGCACGGTTTCGACTACGAGCTGTATCTCTTCGAGCAGGGCGTGCGCGCGACCGGCTCGGTGCGTGCGGTGCGCGACACGCCCAACCGCCTGCTCGGAGACGGCGAGGGCCACGTCGTCGATCGCCTGCGGCAATCGGTGCGCGACGCGATCACGGCGCGTGTGGCCGATGCCTCCTCAGCCGGCGTGCTGGCCGCGCTGGCGGTGGGCGACCAGGCTGCGATCGAGCGCGACGACTGGGCGCTCTATCGCCAGACCGGCGTCGCACACCTCATGTCCATCAGCGGCCTGCATGTCACGATGTTCGCGTGGCTCGCGGGCTTGGGCGTCGGCGCACTGTGGCGGCGCAGCCGCCGTGCGATGGGGATGTGCCCGACACCGCTCGCTGCGCGCTGGGGTGGCCTGACGGCGGCCTGCGCCTATGCGGTGTTCGCCGGCTGGGGCGTGCCGGCGCAGCGCACGGTGCTGATGCTGGCCAGCGTCGTCGTCCTGGGAGCAGCCGGATTGCGCTGGAGCTGGCCGCTGGTCTGGACGGCCGCCATGGTGGTCGTGACCGCGATCGATCCCTGGGCCCTGCTGCAGCCGGGCTACTGGCTGTCCTTCGCGGCCGTGGGCCTGCTGCTGGCCTCGGGCGAGGCGCGTGGGCTCGTCGCGGCGACCAGCGGGCTGGCGACCGCACCGACGCGGCTGCGCTGGCAGGGCGTTGCGGAGTGGCTGGTTCGGCTGCTGTCGGGCGGCCTGCGCACGCAGGCCATCGCGACGCTGGGTCTTGCGCCCTTGACGCTGGTGTTCTTCCAGCAGTTGTCGCTGGTCGGCTTCGCCGCCAATCTGGTCGCCATTCCGATCATCACGCTCGGCGTCACGCCGCTGGCGCTGTTGGGCGTGCTGCTGCCGCCGCTGTGGGGGCCGGCCGCCTGGACGGTGGCGCAGCTGAACGCCGGCCTGCAGTGGCTCGCCACGCCGGACTGGGCGGTGTGGTCCGTGCCGGCCGCCACACCGTGGGCCGCGGCCTGCGGCCTGCTCGGCGCCGCGCTCGCCCTGCTGCCGCTGCCCTGGACGTCGCGCGCGCTCGGCCTGCCGCTGTTGCTGCCCCTGCTCGCGCCCGCTGTGCCGCGGCCGGCGGAGGGCGCCTACGACATGACGGTGATCGACGTCGGCCAGGGCACGTCGGTGCTGTTGCGCACCGCGCGCCACACGCTGCTCTACGACACCGGGCCGCAGTACTCGCGCGAGTCCGATGCCGGCGGGCGGGTGCTGCTGCCGCTGCTGCGCTCGCTCGGCGAGGAGCGCCTCGACCTGCTCATGTTGAGTCACCGCGACAGCGACCACGTGGGCGGCGCCGGCGCCGTGCTGCGCGGCCTGCCGGTAACGCGCCTGGCGAGTTCGCTCGAGGCGAGCCACGGCCTGCTGGCGCTGGCCGGCACGCTGGGGGTCGATCGCGAGCCCTGCGTGGCGGGCCGGCGGTGGACCTGGGACGGCGTGCAGTTCGAGCTGCTGCACCCGACCGCCGAGGCGCTGGCGTCGGCGGAGCAGGTGAAGCCCCGGCCCAACACCCTGAGCTGCGTGCTGCGGATCGGCGGCCGCTGGAGCGGGCAGGCGCACACGGCACTGCTCACCGGCGACCTGGAGCGCGAGCAGGAGGCGCGCCTGGTGGCCCAGCATGGCGGGTTGCTGGCGAGCGAGGTGCTGCTGGTGCCTCACCACGGCAGCAAGACCTCGTCCAGCGCCGCCTTCCTCGACGCCGTGGCGCCACGCGTGGCGGTCGTGCAGGCCGGCTATCGCAACCGCTTCGGCCATCCGGCGATGGAGGTGCTGGCGCGCTATGCCGAACGAGGCATCTCGGTGGTGGACAGCCCGCGCTGCGGCGCCTGGCACTACGGCCCGGCGGGCGCCGCCTGCTGGCGCCCACGGGTCCGGCGCTATTGGCATCATCCCGACGCAGACAGCACGCACAATGGCGTGGAAGTTGCTAACCCTGTCGGGCCGGAATCGACCGACTGA
- a CDS encoding RidA family protein, which translates to MSIQQRLKDLGIVLPPVAVPAAAYVPFVRSGNLVFLSGHIAKRDGKPHVGQLGTDMNTDTGKAAARAVAIDLLGTLNAAVGGDLERVLRIVKLMSLVNSSPTYTEHHLVTNGASELIGEVFGADRGAHARSAFGVAQLPLGACVEIELIAEVAA; encoded by the coding sequence ATGTCGATCCAGCAACGCCTCAAAGACCTCGGCATCGTGCTGCCGCCGGTCGCCGTGCCGGCCGCCGCCTACGTGCCCTTCGTGCGCAGCGGCAACCTGGTGTTCCTGTCCGGCCACATCGCCAAGCGCGACGGCAAGCCGCACGTCGGGCAACTCGGCACCGACATGAACACCGACACCGGCAAGGCCGCCGCGAGGGCCGTCGCGATCGACCTGTTGGGTACGCTGAACGCCGCGGTCGGCGGCGACCTGGAGCGCGTGCTGCGCATCGTCAAGCTCATGAGCCTGGTGAACAGCTCGCCCACCTACACCGAGCACCATCTGGTGACCAATGGCGCCTCCGAGCTGATCGGCGAGGTGTTCGGTGCCGACCGCGGCGCCCACGCCCGCAGCGCCTTCGGCGTGGCGCAACTGCCGTTGGGCGCCTGCGTCGAGATCGAACTGATCGCCGAGGTGGCTGCGTGA
- a CDS encoding disulfide bond formation protein B, which translates to MSVATARLHHASVFHRLPRGVLALVALACITAVGGALVAQHVFGMLPCPWCIFQRVLYLAIAVVALIGWAAPVCAVTVVTSGLVLALSVGGIASAVFQHQVAAKDSSCAFTLADRFLSATGLETAVPWLFQVTATCAEAASARLLGQPFEVWSGLLFALIGLTAALLLWHRRLRA; encoded by the coding sequence GTGAGCGTTGCGACCGCGCGCCTGCACCACGCCAGCGTGTTCCACCGGCTGCCGCGCGGCGTGCTCGCGCTGGTGGCGCTGGCCTGCATCACCGCGGTCGGCGGCGCGCTGGTCGCGCAGCACGTGTTCGGCATGCTGCCCTGCCCCTGGTGCATCTTCCAGCGTGTGCTCTACCTGGCGATCGCCGTGGTCGCACTGATCGGCTGGGCCGCACCGGTGTGTGCGGTGACGGTGGTGACGAGCGGACTGGTCCTCGCGCTGTCGGTCGGTGGCATCGCATCGGCCGTGTTCCAGCACCAGGTCGCGGCCAAGGACAGCAGCTGCGCCTTCACGCTCGCGGATCGCTTCCTGAGCGCGACCGGCCTCGAGACTGCCGTGCCCTGGCTGTTCCAGGTGACGGCCACCTGCGCCGAGGCGGCATCCGCCCGGTTGCTGGGCCAGCCCTTCGAGGTGTGGAGCGGCCTGTTGTTCGCGCTGATCGGGCTCACGGCGGCGTTGCTGCTGTGGCACCGCAGGCTGCGCGCCTGA